GTCTTCCCACAGGTGCCCATTAGTGAGGATGACTCAGGCATATCAGTGAGCTACGCCGCAGCCATGGACGCGGCCCTACAGGGGGCGCAGTCTCCCAGCGGAGCCCCCAACAACCACGGCGCTGGCCCGCATCAGGATGCTGAAGAAACCACGCCGTCTGATGCATCAGAACGGCCGTCCGTGGATGATGCAGAGTCTGAAACGGGATCAACCGGAGCGCTAGAGACACGCAGCCTCAAAGACCACAAAGGTATAGCAGCTTTTACGTgtagtttaaagggatagttcacccaaaaatgaaaattctgtaataatttactcactctcatgtcgttacagacctgtataaatttctttgttctgatgaacacaaaagaagatattttgagagatgaaattccatagtaggaaaaaagaatactatggaagtaaatggggtccacgaaaggtttggttacaaacatttctcaaaatatcgtccttcgtgttcatcagaatttatacaggtttgtaacaacatgaaagtaggtaaatgatttttttgggTGACTATGCCTTTAAATTTGCAAATTCGACAGATACTTTCATCCACAGAATGAAAATGTGTGcattccctgggaatcaaacccttGGCTTTGGCATTGCTATCACCACGCTCTACCAGCTTTGCAGTTCTaccagcaaacacagaacgttcccctaacgttggtttttggttatttttgggaACCAAATAATAACGTTCtggaaactttatttttaggttttatttttttgcaaccataaaataacatttccataacgttgcagggtggttattttaaaataaccttaaaataacttgtACAGAAGttctctaatggttatttttttgttaattttgtaaccataaaataacgttcccataacgttattATAACGTTACCGTAACGTAGAAAACCGTTAAACTTACCTAAAAATAACGTGCTTTTCcataaagaaaactttcctggctaaccaaaaacaaaccttaaaaaataacgttatgggaaccaaaaaataatgttaggggaacgttttAGAACCAAAAAACTAACATAAGGAAAACGTTTTGGGCAGTGGCGTAGCAAGTGAGTCCCGGgcccatatgcaaaaaaaaaattatgggcCCCCTTAAGCCAAAGCCCCCCCCCAACCTTGCCCATTGGCACTGTTAACTGTGGCGTGCAGGTCTGTTAAcaacatatacttttaataaggtagtcaaatatttttactttacttttttactttaatgggtagatttaaataaagaaaaacgaaaTGTTTTTGGGTAGTTTGTGACTCGTGACTAACTTCTCCgccttctcttttctctttgaggccccacttttatgtttatatttgtcctTCCTTAATGTACATGTAGATAGCCGCTATAGTAACCTCTCacactgtgttttcttttttttttggcgCGGCGATGCATCAAGTAAAAAAATGATGGGGCAGCCGCggagtgcaaaaaaaataaataaacacaaacaagaAATGACGGAGAAATTAGACATTACGGAGAAATAAGAAATCACTTCCCATgatatgcatacaaaaatatatttattgctgccacaaataaaaattaaattgaacattttttttattaaaagctggGGCGGGCCCAGGGCCGGGCCCCCTATTGCCCTGGGCCCATTTGCACGTGCATACCCTGCATGCCCAGACGCTACGCCACtggttttgggaaccaaaaattgttagctgggcttgtagctcagttggtaaagCATTACATTAACAGTGCTAAGGTCATGGGTGCactgtcactttggataaaagcatctgctgaaTGTATTTATATTCGTATGCAAGTTTGAATTTCTCTGTAATATCTTAAAATACCGACATTTTATACCATTTAATATTTAGCATCATGTGTTTTTTTAGTGGGATTCCTCCGCAGTGGCACCAAGTTACTGTTCCGCAGGAAACACCGAGAGAAAGAGCCCAGTTTCAGTCAATCCCATGAGGATGTGTCCAACCTGGGCAACGACTCGTCCACTGCATCTTGCTCCTCCAGCAGCCGTAAGAAGTCTGGAAGCTTCTCCCGTCGCCTCATCAAACGCTTTTCCTTCCGCTCATCCAAGACAAAGGGCAAATCAAGCACAGCCAATGGAGGGGCGAACACTGCAGACAACTGAAGgagaaataaaaagcataaaatgaaaaagaaatggTGCAGGCACCAGTCAAATGAGTGGCTCTATATTCCTCTAGAATAAGTTATTTGTGTTATACTTATCCTCCATTCTAGATTATCACGTCATCCCCAGGCAAAGTTGCTTTGGTGTTTATATGATAAGAACCTTATCCTCCACCTATGACTGCATCTTTTCATGATGGCAAACTACGCAAAATGTGGAAGTGATTTAAGGTTGACTGATATTTAATTAAACTGGAAAAGACTGCTTTTTGGATGGATTGAAGTCGAACAAACAATGGATGAGAGTGTCGTGCAGTGACGCTTGTTGAGCACAAGGGGGCGACACATGACTATTAATGCCCTCAACACTTTTGCAATGtgttttcttatttatttcgtTTTATCAGTTGCACTTTGGATCTTAATCTGATTGTTTACAATGGGGAATCTTTTTTTCGTCGATTTTATTATGTTTGTGCATCGTTTACTGTTATCAGCACTGATTTATTTCTCCCGAGCACATTAGGAGTGTATGGAGAATCGGATACGCTACATGCTGTGAGCTTTGTTCACGTTTTGCTGTTGTTATACGATGAAGAGATCTTATGCGCACTGTTTTTAAGTAGTGGTATGTTTGACTTTTAATTGTGGCTtgataatattttataataatgatGTTTCTATTTGATTAAGAAAAAGGAACGGGTTGTAGGCCTAACGTTATCTCGCTAAATTGCgtttgtgtgttttggttgTATAGTTGAACCCTCAATATGACACTACAGGACAACTACATTTGTGTAACAGTTaacttatatttataaaataataactcGGTTATTGTAGATCTATACCTTGTTGAGCTAACTTCACGCTGAATTTGCAGGTGACAGTTATATTTTCATGGTTCACGTGAGAACAACCTCAGGGGATACTACAAACGTGGAGAAATACGCTTGATCACGcttgttatttttttagagatGGCTTTTTGAACAAAACAGGCGTTTCCCGGTAAATATAGCATATTTCCTCTGTTCATTTAGTTGCAATAAAGTCATCCCCAGGAACCTGAATCCGCatgtgatttatttaatataagaACTTGTATTTGTTGTTATACCaccacagatttttttgttacaaTAACGTTACCAAGTTGAACATTTTACTGTTTTCTGTTAATGAAAACATTTGCTGTATACCACACCCCTTCAAACTTCGTTTTATCAATGTTTGGTTAAAGAAATCAGAGCTCTGATGgaagataaatgtttttcaagtGATTCCAACCTAAATACTAAAGATAAAACGTTGACAAATTGAATTATGTTATGCCTTTTCCTCGCAGTTTAACGTTATGCCCCTTTTTGCTATACGTTTGCTATAATCGATAAGCTCCTTGAATATAAATCCTGAATAATGTGATACAATAAAAGAATGTTATGATAACAGCGAACAAACTACAACAAAGGAAGTGGGCTTTACGAGGTATTCAGAGCTTTATATTATTGTGGTTCATTTGATGTTTAATTTATtcgaaataaattatttttaaaaatccattCTCTCTTCTTTCCCCCAGTCTGTCTTTTAACAATATTGTACCTTAAAAATTACACGCGGTGCGTGAGCTAAtctaaaatttacacaaatAATACCATGCAAGTAAAAAGAAACAGTGAGTGAATTTATTTATGAAGATATTTGATATTCCGCCAAAAATGTGCTTTAAAATTCAGAGGGAATATGTTCAATTGGTTTGAATTTGCCGCTCAAGTTTGACTGGCATAAAGAAACTCCAATAGTGGTGCACATAGGCGTTACGTATCAGTCCCCTCAGCAGTGCTCTGATTGGTGCGTTCTTTTGCGCTGATTATGCACAGTCAAAATCCAACCAATAGTAAGTCCCATTCGTTCTACGTTTTGCTTTACCACCCAATCAGGTTCGTGTCTCAGAACTTAAACCAATCGAAACTGTAGGTGGGGCTACACAACCCCGCTTCAGTCAGTCCTTAAATACTGCAGCAACTCCACGCTGGACTTCACTATTTTCTTCAAGTAGTTGAGAAGATAAACGTGATCGACATGTCTGGAAGAGGCAAAACCGGAGGAAAAGCCCGCGCTAAGGCCAAGACTCGCAGTTCCCGTGCCGGCCTGCAGTTTCCCGTTGGCCGTGTTCATCGTCTGCTGCGCAAAGGCAACTATGCTGAGAGAGTAGGTGCTGGTGCTCCCGTGTATCTGGCTGCCGTGCTCGAGTACCTCACCGCTGAGATCCTCGAGTTGGCGGGAAACGCTGCGAGGGACAACAAGAAGACTCGTATTATCCCTCGCCATCTCCAGCTGGCTGTCCGTAACGACGAGGAGCTGAACAAACTGCTCGGCGGAGTGACCATCGCTCAGGGTGGTGTTCTGCCCAACATCCAGGCCGTGCTTCTGCCCAAGAAAACCGGCCAAGCTGCAGCCAGCACAGGGAAATCTGGCAAGAAGGCCTCATCGCAGTCACAGGAGTATTAAGAGTATTGCTGCACCGAACTGATTCAACCAAACGGCCCTTTTAAGGGCCACCCAATTCTTCGAAAAAGATCGAATTTCCATATTGACTCTGAAATGATCTGCTAGTGGTTTGCTTTTCCTCACAATAAATGTTGTTTTATATATCTGCTTGGGTGTTTTATTAAAAGGTAACTTAATAGCCAACTAACGTCCTGTCCGGGTGAAGTAAGTTAGTGCTTCGCTTAAAGGGATGGGTCATccgaaaatgaaaattctgtcatgctGTTAGAAACCTGTTAACGTTATAAGTTtcgttgttctgatgaacacaaagtaaGATAAATTTGAGAACTgtctgtaaccaaaccattcacgGACCcaatttacttccatagtattttgcctactatagaagtgaatggggtctacaaacggtttggttacaaacatttctcaaaatatcttcctttgtgttcatcagaagaacaaaatgtatacaggtttgtaacctgagagtgagtaaatgatgacagaattttcatttttggatgaactatccctttaaatttacTTGTATTGATTATCTATTAGTTACTTTGCAGGTTTCATTGAAgggatgttttcatccaaaaaagattctgtcatttactcactctcattttgtaacaaacctgtatacatttctttgtgatgaacacaaaggaagatatcttgagaaatgtttatggaccccatttacttccatagtattattttttcctactgtggaGGTGAATGGGATCCACGAAGGGTTTGttaacaaacatttctcaaaatatcttcctttgtgttcatcaaatttatgcaggtttgtaacatgaaagtgagtgaatgatgacagaattttcattttttggagaactatccttttaaataATCCACGAAAGATGATAAGAATTGTTGGTAGTGatagttttctttattcacaaGTCACTGAAATAGTTTTACAGAGAACATTAACGTTGCTGGTTATGGCACGTTTGGTTTATTAGCTTAGTAGAGGCACTTTGTGATAAACGCCTTTGATCCACTTAACAAATATAATGAGCATACAACCTAACTGGTTGTCTTGGTTGCACAAATTGCTTTCCTCAAAATTTTTAGACTGCTCACTTAAAGATTTTTGGATGTCACGTAGTCGTGAATTCTCAGGAAAATTAATAGCACCATTTTGGCATTTTCATAAAATGAAATCCAGCACATTAAACAGGAGTCTTGCATCATGTCctgtaaaatatacaaatattttctgGGATGTACAGTAAGGTCAAAGCTACCCATTTTAAAATCTTAAAGGCAACCGTAAACGGTAGCCATTTTGACTACCTCAATTTAATCTGGACTAGCCTGATTTGCAAGACTATAAAGatgatttttcattaaaaaatgtgtGCCTGAGAGAAGTCGTCAAAATAGTAAAACAACATCTGTGTCTTGTGTGTGATTTAGCTGCCAAGATAATAGTGGCAAAACATTGTTATATAAAGGCACTAAGGTACACGAAAAAGTTACTTACTAGATAAACTAATAAATACTCTTTAAACCATGAAAACTTAGCTATGGAGCACACTATTGAGTGTACTGCTTTTTAAAGTAACACCATGTAAACCAAGTTTAGACACCCGGTGCAACTAAAATGTTATCGAGCATCATTCAGTTTTCTGGCTGTTGCAAGAATGTCTTTGGCACCCTTATCAAGAAGTACATTTGCCAGGTCTACACCTAGTTTCTCTGCAGCTTCAAGGGCATTCGAAGATACATTGGTGGCAGTGACCCCAACGTGTGCAAACTCCTGTGCACTCTCATTcacctaaaaaaacaacaactgtgtGTTAATGGTCATTTCTATATACAAGAAACTTTAGGGAAAAAGATAATTTACAGTGTTACTCTTACTTTGTTGTCTAGTTCCACACTTATCTTCATAGTGTCCTTCAAGCAGTCAGCTCCATCCAAACTACAGACAGCCCCAGTCAAATACAACTGAAAACAGTAAAGAGATTATTTACATTCATGCTTATTACAACACTCATGCAAATGTATACTGTCAATCGACATTTAGTATTGTAAGTATTGAAACTGAATATTTATAAAAGTTATGATCTGTTTAGTGGTATTACCATAGACCCCTTCACTTCTGTATGAACAGCCACAGGCACACTGCAGCCTCCTTCCTAAAATCACAATGTGGACAATAAAAATGGGTAGTAGTGTGAATGCCGCAAAGTCttgtataaatacataaattccCCATCTGACATGATGTCACAAACAAATCCCACTTTAAACCTGAGGCTGATCAGAGTAATGTTCATTGTACTGGATATAAGTGTTTACtaaatgtttaaatgcaattttaatgtaaatgcaatgtttcACAGCACACTTTTTGGCACAGCCAATCTACAAATGGCTTACGGTTGTCGCTTTATATTAAGCcgagataaaaaaaaatattttaacaaaaatgacacactttAAGGACTGTACAAAGCTTTTAGCTCTTCGATATGCATGTATTCCAGTACCCACCAGCTGCTTAAGGAAAGCTCTCTCTGAGATACAGCGTAACACTGTGTCTGGATGATGCAGGACAGACACCATTTCCAAAATGTCTTTATCTTGTGCTCGGACTTCCACTGCCAATGCGCCCTGATGATAAAGACACAATCATATTATATACTGAATGCCATTTGGCATACTGTTGTTTGGTACAGCTTTCATACAGTGGTTTCACAGTAGTTCGGTCAGAAATTCAACATGCAACATACACTAAATATGTGCATGTTAACAGTTGTAACCGTTGACATCAATTTTTAGACAGGTGTTTCCTCCTCTAGTGTTTATAGTGTGTAGCAGCAGAACTGTTGATCATACAGCTGCAGGTGTTTTGTTTCTTGCATGAACAACTGCCAAACAACTCCATAAAGAGCATAAACACTGAAAAATGCATGCCATTAATTTAATACCAGTTTCCATTTACTGCATAAAAAACcttttcttattttaaagtttctgAATGTTTgtgcacatttgtacatttaccTGGCCAACTGCATACATGCAATCTTCAGGTCCCAGAATCTGAAATGAACCagagtttataaaaaatatattatgcattACAAATAACATGACAAACAAGGGCAGTAATCACTCACTATACTCCTACAATAGGCCTATTCACCAGATTTGGTTAGTGGTCACATATAATGTGCCTGTTATTGTTAGCAAAGGATGTGATATCATACTCTGAGCTCATACCTCTGATACAATCAATGAATATTAAGTTTGATGTAATGGCCCTTGTCTTGAAACTTGAATCTACGACTTAAAAGAGTTGTAATGCTTCACAAACCTGACTGATTCGGCTTTCCCAGCCCATGCGTTTAAGGCCTGCCGCAGCCAGAATAATGGCAGCATAGTCTTCCTTTTCATCTAGCTTTTTTAGACGAGTGTTTAGATTCCCCCTCTATAGCGGTAAGGTTAAGGATACATACTATAGAACCGTTACAATGCTACACACAGAATTAAATGAATGCATGCTTGCCTTGACAGTCCATTGAAAATGTTTCCATTAAAAATATAcacaaatgcacaaaataataaaaactgtaGGATACAATATTTTCAAACTCCAGTTGAGGGAATCTTCTCTTCAGCTGAGCTGCCCTGCGAAGCGAACTTGTGCCAATCACACTGGAAGCAAACAAAGGCGAATATGTTGATATTCAAAATATGTTGATACTGATGTTTCTGACAGCTTTGGGTAAATAATggcaaaaatgacataaaaaaatcataacaaAAGAATGCATGCATTTGTGTATGcaatttttattcatttctaTATAAAACCTGTGCTGATCTTTACCTCTTTTCTGGCAAGCTGTCCAGTGTAAGTCCAGCATTCTTTGGATGAAGCACCACTGCATCATGAGGGTTTTCACGCCTTTGCAAAGCAATACAAAGTACCATTGGTGTTTACAATTCATACATTTACGTGACCAAAAATCACATTCACAAGTTCATATTTTATGTCCCCTGCCTTCGGCTCAAGATTCTGGGATAGGCTCCAGCCCTCCCTAGATTTATCAGAGAACAAGCGGCTTTAGagaatagatggatggatatttTTGGTAGGAATTTAAAGCTACTTACTGAAGAATGGCTCCAATAGTAAATCCAGGGGGCAATGAGGTAGGTAAGTCCTTTAGAGAGTGCACCACAATATCCACTCTAGTGGTGAATAAGCACATGTAAAATTGTTATTTGGTTGTATTGGTCCATaaagcatatttataatatcaCATTTAAAGAAATACCCAAAAACAAGTAGTATCAACAATCTAAGAGATCTGCATCCACATCTTCTTATATGCACCCCTCATTATAAATTCTTAGTATTAAAAAACACAGCTGAATAGTGAACATAGGCTAActgattttatgtattaaatgtGTGCCAAGATAACATAAGGTTGAGGTATTTGATGTTCTAAATCAATAAAATGAATACTTAAATCAATCTGAAGTACTTTATGTCATTATCAACtaataaatagttttaaatattaatatataaatggtcTATGTTTGATTTTTAAAGGGTTAAGGAATAGCACATTTTAGTATAAGTTGACATGAGAACAGACACTCCCTAATAGAAGGCCAGTATTGATTGTTGAAACTTACTCATTTTTCTCAAGGGCATTCTCTAGTTCCTTGGTAAAGAGGCTTTTTTCACCGATCTAAAAAAAGTCACCAACACAGACTGCattatttattggttttaaagggacactccactttttttttaaatatcctcattttccagctcccctaaagttaaacattagatttttacagtttggaaatccattcagtcgatctTCGGGTTtgacgctagcacttttagcatagattagcacaatccattgaatctgattagaccatttagcatcgcgctcaaaaataaccaaagagtttcgatatttttcctatttaaaacttgactcttctgtagttacactgtgtactaagaccaacgggaaaattaaaagttgcaattttctaggcagatatggctaggaaaaatactctcattctggcgtaataaacaaggactttgctgccgtaacatggctgcaggaggcgcaatgatattgcgcagtgcccgaaaatagtcccctgctattgaaagttactagggggactattttcggcctcctgcagccatgttacagcagaaAAGCccctgattattacgccagaacgagagtgtagttcctagccatatttgcctagaaaattgcaacttgtAAATTTCTTAATCTTGGTACcagatgtaactacagaagagtcaagtttcaaataggaaaaatatatgaACTCCCCGGCTATCTTTGAGCGCGATGCCAAATGGCCCAACCAGACTCAATGTACTATgccaagctatgctaaaagtggtccGCCAGTCCCAGagttcagctgaatggattccaaaactgtaaaaatcaaatgtttaactctaggaaagctggaaaatgagcatatgttcaaagaaaagtggattgtccctttaagagaaCATCTTACATAGTTCAAAGGCATTTCTTTGAACTGAACCTGCACAAGATGACAGGACTGATATCATTACCTTTGATAATGCAGTGTCCAAGATTTTGTCCCCGATTGTGGACATGGCAACTGAAACGGACACAGAAAAAAGGTTCAGAGCTGAATAGATGTTCACACTAGCTCCGTTTCTGACATCATCATTTATCTCTTTTGACACAGACAGTAGGATTCAGCAATGGAGCAGTGGTATGGATTACACATTCTTAGTGGAACACAATCTCTCTCTGTGCTTAGACAAACAGTGAGTGcatgaaagaaaaagaaaaagtggTGGCAGGGTGTGTGTAACAGTACAGACAAGATCCACAGATACTAATCAATGCATATACGGCAAGACATCTTTAATATCTCTGCTTCCCACTGCACTTAAAAAGCATTGACAAagtataaacataaaaatgatgGCATGCAAGTTTCCTCTCGTACCTATTTCAAGATGAACATCCGGATAAATCTCTTTCAGTGTGAAGGCCACACTGTCTGTTTGGATGCGAGCCAGCTGAGAGAGACACACATCCAAATTATTGATAAAATGACAAATGTTTTCTCAACATTTAAGGTGAGTGACATATGAAAAAATGCTAGTAGCCACTCCCTGTAAGTGCTATTGTAACAAGGGGCAATTTTTATCTGATCAACATATTCGTTTTCCCACCCATGTCCATTTGGCTATCTGCATA
The sequence above is drawn from the Misgurnus anguillicaudatus chromosome 22, ASM2758022v2, whole genome shotgun sequence genome and encodes:
- the h2ax gene encoding histone H2AX, yielding MSGRGKTGGKARAKAKTRSSRAGLQFPVGRVHRLLRKGNYAERVGAGAPVYLAAVLEYLTAEILELAGNAARDNKKTRIIPRHLQLAVRNDEELNKLLGGVTIAQGGVLPNIQAVLLPKKTGQAAASTGKSGKKASSQSQEY
- the hmbsa gene encoding hydroxymethylbilane synthase a isoform X1, with protein sequence MTESEKNISISQEGSGKVGRVIRMGTRKSQLARIQTDSVAFTLKEIYPDVHLEIVAMSTIGDKILDTALSKIGEKSLFTKELENALEKNEVDIVVHSLKDLPTSLPPGFTIGAILQRENPHDAVVLHPKNAGLTLDSLPEKSVIGTSSLRRAAQLKRRFPQLEFENIRGNLNTRLKKLDEKEDYAAIILAAAGLKRMGWESRISQILGPEDCMYAVGQGALAVEVRAQDKDILEMVSVLHHPDTVLRCISERAFLKQLEGGCSVPVAVHTEVKGSMLYLTGAVCSLDGADCLKDTMKISVELDNKVNESAQEFAHVGVTATNVSSNALEAAEKLGVDLANVLLDKGAKDILATARKLNDAR
- the hmbsa gene encoding hydroxymethylbilane synthase a isoform X2, with the translated sequence MDGPFKYIREGSGKVGRVIRMGTRKSQLARIQTDSVAFTLKEIYPDVHLEIVAMSTIGDKILDTALSKIGEKSLFTKELENALEKNEVDIVVHSLKDLPTSLPPGFTIGAILQRENPHDAVVLHPKNAGLTLDSLPEKSVIGTSSLRRAAQLKRRFPQLEFENIRGNLNTRLKKLDEKEDYAAIILAAAGLKRMGWESRISQILGPEDCMYAVGQGALAVEVRAQDKDILEMVSVLHHPDTVLRCISERAFLKQLEGGCSVPVAVHTEVKGSMLYLTGAVCSLDGADCLKDTMKISVELDNKVNESAQEFAHVGVTATNVSSNALEAAEKLGVDLANVLLDKGAKDILATARKLNDAR